The genome window GGCGGCCGATCCAGCCGGATCGTGCCGATCGCACCGTCAACCTCAAGCCTGACGAACTCGCCCACGCCGCAACCTCCTCGTCGAACTGCCGCTTGCGCGGCAGGTTATCGCGCGTCACACCGAAACGTCAGTGTTCTGTATCTCAGCCGGCGCGATGACCCGCCGAGCCGCCCTGTTCCAGGTGCGCCTAACGCCTGCGGGCGAAGTAGCGGTCGCCGCTGCGCGTCAGCTCCAGGTCCTGGTCGAAGGTCTTGGACAGGTTGTCCTCGGTGATCACGTCGCCGAGCAGGCCCTGGGCGACGGCCGAGCCGTCGCGCAGCAGCAGGGCGTGGGTGAAGCCCGGCGGGATCTCCTCGACATGGTGGGTGACCAGCACCGATGCCGGGGCGTCGGGGTCCATGGCCAGCGCCGAGAGCCGGGCGACCAGGTCCTCCCGGCCGCCGAGGTCGAGCCCGGCGGCCGGCTCGTCCAGCAGCAGCAGCTCGGGATCGGTCATCAGGGCGCGGGCGATCACGGCGCGCTTGCGCTCGCCCTCCGACAGCGTCCCGAAGGCGCGGTCGGCGAGGTGGGCGACGCCGAGCAGGTCCAGCAGCTCCGCGGCCCGGTCGGTGTCCATCTCGTCGTACTGCTCCCGCCAGCGGCCGACCACCGACCAGCCCGCGCTGACCACCACGTCGAGCACCAGCTCCTCGCCGGGCACGCGCGCCGCCAGCGCGGCCGAGCACAGCCCGATGCGCGGGCGCAGCTCGAACACGTTGGTGCGGCCCATGCGTTCGGAGAGCACGTCGACGGTGCCCTCGCTCGGGTGCATCTCGGCGGCCGCCATCTTCAGCAGGGTCGTCTTGCCCGCGCCGTTGGGGCCCAGCACGACCCATCGCTCGTCGAGCTCGACCGACCAGTTCACGTCGGCCACCAGCGTGGTCTCGCCCCGCCGGACGCCGACGCCATCCATCCGGATGACCAGGTCGTCCACGTCTACCTCCCAGCCGTGATTGCCCGCGGCTAGCGGCCCGGTCGTCGCGCATGCGACCGCCGCGGCTACCGGCGAGCCCCTCCGCCGCCCATTCTTCCGCCTCGGCGCCGGGCGCCTGCGGCGGGGTTTCACCTGGCCGGGTGATCTAGGTCGCACACCCCGCCCAGCATCCGGGACGCCGGCCGCAGCGGTGGCCGCGGCCCAGCCGCACGTGCCAGGATCGGCGACGTGTCCGGTTCGTTGCTCACACGTGATCGCGTGGTCGACCTGCTGATGGTCGTCACCTCTGCGTGTCGCTGACGCGTTCGTCCTGCTGACCCCTCTTCCGGGTCCCAACGCGCGGCACAGCGAACCAAGCACGACCTCGCCCACCCACATCGCGATGGGTGTGCCGTGTCGCGCCGATTCCACCGGTATGACACGAAATCTGGAGCCTTCCATGACCTCCGTGCACCCGCACGTCTCCCAGTACACCCCCACCGGAGAACTGCCCGCCGTCGGCGGGGTGCAGCTGCACCCCGACCTCGACGTGCGCCTGCTACGCGACCTCGTCCCGGCCGACCGCACACTGTGGACACCTCGCGAGCTGCGAGACCTGACCAGCGCCGTCACCTCCGAGCTCACCGGGCTGCTGCTGGACGTCGTCCGCGTCGACGACGAGGAGCGCTGGTGGGCGCGACTCGGCCTGACCGCGGGCGTCGAGCTGTGGCTGCTGTCGTGGGCACCGGGGCAGGGCACCAAGCCGCACGACCACGGCGGTGCCTCCGGCTCGTTCGCGGTGCTGTTCGGCGAACTGCGCGAGGACTACGTCTACCCCGGCGGACCCGTGCGCACCGCCCGGCACGACATCGGCTCGGCGATGGGCTTCGGCAGCGGGCGCGCGCACCAGGTGCGCAACGTCAGCTCCGTCAACGCGGCCAGCGTGCACGCCTACTCGCCGCCCCTGCTGCCGGTGCGGCACTACGCCGACCTGGCCGACGTGCCGCCGGTCCCGCCGCAGCGGCACCCGTTCCAACCGGAGGTCGTCCGATGAGCGCACCCACCACCGGCCCCTACGGCGTCGAGCACCTGCTGGCGGATTCCCGCACGGAACTGGAGCGGGTGAGCCCGCAGGAGGCGGCGGAGCTGCAACGGCAGGGCGGGCTGATCATCGACATCCGCCCGGACGCCAACCGCCTCGCGGAGGGCGAGATCCCGGGGGCGCTCACCGTCGAGCGGATCGTCCTGGAGTGGCGGCTCGACCCGGCCAGCCCGCACCGGCTGTCCGGGCTCCGCCCGCACCAACCGGTCGTGCTGGTCTGCAACGAGGGCTACGCCTCCAGCCTCGCCGCCGCCCAGGCCCGCGAGCTGGGCCTGACCCGCGCGACCGACCTCGACGGCGGCTTCCGCGCCTGGAAGGCCGCCGGCCTTCCCGTCACCACCGCCCCCGCAGGGGCCTGACGTAAACCGTGGGGCCTCCGCCAACACCAAGGAGGCCCCACGGTTCCCAATACCGTCGAATATCACCTGATCGAATAATTCCCTCGAACCTCTGTTCAGTTCACCCCCATCGTCACCGATGTTCAAGCCAACGGCAGGGAGATCCCGGCCGTTCCGGCCGTGGGATCCCGGATTCGCGATCCCATGTGGACAGTGAGGCGGTCGACGATGTGCAGGGATGATCATGAGCAGCGGGAACAGCCCGACCTGGTGGCGCCGCAAACTCGGACGCCGCGTGCGAGCGATGCGCGAAAGCGCCGGTCTCACGTTGGAAGCGGCCGCGGTCGCGCTCGACTTCTCCAGCAGCAAACTCGCCCGCCTCGAAGCCGGTGGCCAGGGCATCGACGTCCACTGGGTGCGCTCGATGATGGACGTCTACGACCAGCGCGACGACGAACTCGTCGAGATGGCGCGGAGGTCCAAGCAGAAGGGCTGGTGGCACAAGCACGGGTTCAACGACCAGGGCTATGTCGGGCTGGAGACCGAGGCCGTACTGGTCCAGTGCTTCTACGCGACCTTGATCCCGGGCCTGCTGCAGAGCGACGAATACGCGAGGGCGGTGTTCGAGGGATCGCACGTGCGACGTTCCGAGGAGTGGATAAGCAGCCAGGTAACCGTGCGCGCCCACCGTCAGCGACGACTGCACGACGCGGCGAACCCGCTTCGGCTCAACGCCGTGACCACCGACTCCGCGTTGCACCAGCTCATCGGCGACGCATGCGCCCTCCGAAGGCAGATGCAACGGCTCTTGGAGCTGGCATCGCTACCCAGCGTCGACTTCCGGGTACTCCCATCGACCGCCGGAATGCATGACGGGCTGAACGGCCCGTTCACGATGCTGCACTTCGCAGACCCCGAGGACGGCGTAGTCGTGTACGCCGAACACGCTAGGAGCGATTCACACGGACAAGCCATCGGAAGTCCACGCCTGTAGGGTCAAATTCGAGCACCTCCGCGCCATCGCACTCTCCCCAGCGGATTCGACGGCCATGGTCGGCGAGGTGATGAACGCGTTGTGAAACGGAAGCGTGGTGGGTGGTCATGTTCGCCGTGGATCTCTCCCAGGCCCGCTGGCGCAAGAGCAGCCGAAGCGACACCGGCAGCGGCGGCAACTGCGTCGAGGTCGCATTCACAGGCACGGTGACGGCGGTCCGCGACTCCAAGGAACCCGACGGCCCGAAACTGATCTTCACCCCCACGCAATGGCGGCACTTCCTAACCACAGCCCAACGCGGAAACCTCGACTGACAACACCACCAAGCAACTTCGCCACACACGGGCGGTGCCGTGGTTCTCATCCCGTCGACCTGGCGCCAGCCCTTAGCCCTCGTGGAGGCCGACGGGATGAGAACCACCAACCGCCCCACCGCAGCATCCCCCGAAAACCCACTCATCCCGGAGACCTGCCGGGGGCCTGGGGGCGGCGAGCGCCCCAGAAACCACCCACCCAAAGCGACCCGCAAAGCCAGGGTGAGTACGTCGAAAACCCACGCGTCCCCGCCCTCAAAGTAAGCCGCCAGCCCCGCTGGATGCCTCGAAAACCCCGCACCCCGCCCTCAAAGCGACCCGCCAACCCCGCTGGATACGTCGAAAACCCCTGCGCCCCCACCCTCAAAGGTGACCCGCAAAGCCAGGGCGACGCCCCGAAAACCCCGCACCACCACCCCAATGCGACCCGCCATCCCAACCCACCCCTGGTGCGACTGCCCCACCCCGGCCTCATCACACCTGCGCCAAACCGCCCCTACCCCCTCACCCGATCGCCTAAAGTCCTGGCCTCGTGCGAAGGCTGCAAGGGCTCCCCGGACTGCAACGGCTCCGCGGGCTGCGAGAGCTCCCCTGGTTGCAAGGGCTGCGCCGGTTCGTCCGGCCGTGGATGGTCGTCGCCGTCGCGGGGCTGCTCGCGGTCGGTGTCGTCGAGGTGATCGCGGGCGGCGGCCCGGCCGGGTACGTCCTCGGTGTCCTGGGGGCGCTGGTGGGAGTGGTCCTGCTGCCGATGGCCACCCAGCTCGGGTTGCTCGCCGGCTCGTTCGTCTTCGGGCTGCGAGTCCGCCACATCGTGTTCGGGGCGATGCGGTCGCTGGGTTCGTGGACGGTCGGCAGGATCACGTTCACGCTCCGCGCGCTGCCGGTGACCATCGGCTCCGAGATCGGCCCGTGGCGCAAGCCGGTGATCCTGCGGTGCTGGCTTGCGGGTGTGGTGTCGGCTCTCACCGGCATCGGCGTCGTCGTGGCGTCGTGGCTGCTGGCCGACGGGCCGTTCTGGCGCGGGTTCGTGCTCGCCGCGACTCCGCTGATGCTCTACAAGCTGTGGCCCCGGCGGGTTCCGCTGGCCACCTCCACCGGCTGGCTGCTGTTCGGGCTGCCCCGCATGCCGGAACCCAAGCGGACGGAGTTCTGCGCCGGGCCGATGGCCGCCCGCGCCTACGAGGCGTTGCGCGAGGGCGACCTCGACCGGGCCCAGTCGCTCACCGACGAACTCGCCGCCGAGCACCCCGAGCTGAACACGACGGTGTCGTGCCGGGTCTCGATGCACGAGGCGCGCGGTGAGTACGCGCAGGCCGTGATGATGCTGCTCCAGCACATCTCCGCCGCCGACATCCCGCCGCGCGAGATGTCCTACACGCTGGCGGGGATGGCGGGACTGGGCTTCGCCGCCGTGGAGGCCGGGCAGTTGCCCGGCGACGACCTGCTCCCCCTGTCGAAGAAGGCGCTCGACGACGCCGTGAAGCTCGGGTTCCCGTCGTTCGACCTCAGCGGTACGCGGGGACTGCTGGCACTCGTGGAGGGCGACGTGGACGAAGCCGCCCGGCTGGCGGCCGTCGGCTCGGACCACAACACCTCGCCGCTGGCCCGCGCCGACTGCTACGCGACGCTGGCCCGCGCCCACATGGCCCAGCATGACAACGCCGCGGCACGTGAAGCGCTCGCCAGGGCCGAGGAACTCGCCGCTTGGTGGCCCCGCGTCCGCGAGACGCGCGCACGCCTCCAGGTCAGCTGAAGCTTCCCGCCGAACCACCGAAAGTCCCCGCCGAACCGCCGAACGTCTCCGCCGAACCGCCGAAAGTCCCCGCCGAACCGCGGAAGTCCGCCGAACCGCCGGAACCCTCCGCACCGGCCGCGATCGCCGCCAGCTCGTCCCGCACGAGTTCGCGGGTCCGCTCCACCGCCAGCTCTCCGGGGAACACCGCCGCCTGGAGCGTCAGGCCGTCCATGAACACGTGCAGGCGCGCAGACCGCTCCTCCAGGGCGGGGTCCGGCAGCTGATCGCCGACCGCCTCCGGCGGGCGCACACCACAGCAGCAGGCGACGGCGATGCGGCAGAGGTGGCGCTCACCGTTCCAGCTCGCCCGGCACATCTCGGCGAGCGAGTCGTCGACACGGCTGCGCACGAGGAATGCCAGCCACACGTCCACCTCGCGACGGCGGTCCGCAT of Saccharopolyspora erythraea contains these proteins:
- a CDS encoding cysteine dioxygenase; this translates as MTSVHPHVSQYTPTGELPAVGGVQLHPDLDVRLLRDLVPADRTLWTPRELRDLTSAVTSELTGLLLDVVRVDDEERWWARLGLTAGVELWLLSWAPGQGTKPHDHGGASGSFAVLFGELREDYVYPGGPVRTARHDIGSAMGFGSGRAHQVRNVSSVNAASVHAYSPPLLPVRHYADLADVPPVPPQRHPFQPEVVR
- a CDS encoding helix-turn-helix domain-containing protein, whose product is MSSGNSPTWWRRKLGRRVRAMRESAGLTLEAAAVALDFSSSKLARLEAGGQGIDVHWVRSMMDVYDQRDDELVEMARRSKQKGWWHKHGFNDQGYVGLETEAVLVQCFYATLIPGLLQSDEYARAVFEGSHVRRSEEWISSQVTVRAHRQRRLHDAANPLRLNAVTTDSALHQLIGDACALRRQMQRLLELASLPSVDFRVLPSTAGMHDGLNGPFTMLHFADPEDGVVVYAEHARSDSHGQAIGSPRL
- a CDS encoding rhodanese-like domain-containing protein, whose translation is MSAPTTGPYGVEHLLADSRTELERVSPQEAAELQRQGGLIIDIRPDANRLAEGEIPGALTVERIVLEWRLDPASPHRLSGLRPHQPVVLVCNEGYASSLAAAQARELGLTRATDLDGGFRAWKAAGLPVTTAPAGA
- a CDS encoding tetratricopeptide repeat protein, coding for MRRLQGLPGLQRLRGLRELPWLQGLRRFVRPWMVVAVAGLLAVGVVEVIAGGGPAGYVLGVLGALVGVVLLPMATQLGLLAGSFVFGLRVRHIVFGAMRSLGSWTVGRITFTLRALPVTIGSEIGPWRKPVILRCWLAGVVSALTGIGVVVASWLLADGPFWRGFVLAATPLMLYKLWPRRVPLATSTGWLLFGLPRMPEPKRTEFCAGPMAARAYEALREGDLDRAQSLTDELAAEHPELNTTVSCRVSMHEARGEYAQAVMMLLQHISAADIPPREMSYTLAGMAGLGFAAVEAGQLPGDDLLPLSKKALDDAVKLGFPSFDLSGTRGLLALVEGDVDEAARLAAVGSDHNTSPLARADCYATLARAHMAQHDNAAAREALARAEELAAWWPRVRETRARLQVS
- a CDS encoding ABC transporter ATP-binding protein; translated protein: MDGVGVRRGETTLVADVNWSVELDERWVVLGPNGAGKTTLLKMAAAEMHPSEGTVDVLSERMGRTNVFELRPRIGLCSAALAARVPGEELVLDVVVSAGWSVVGRWREQYDEMDTDRAAELLDLLGVAHLADRAFGTLSEGERKRAVIARALMTDPELLLLDEPAAGLDLGGREDLVARLSALAMDPDAPASVLVTHHVEEIPPGFTHALLLRDGSAVAQGLLGDVITEDNLSKTFDQDLELTRSGDRYFARRR
- a CDS encoding DUF397 domain-containing protein, whose protein sequence is MFAVDLSQARWRKSSRSDTGSGGNCVEVAFTGTVTAVRDSKEPDGPKLIFTPTQWRHFLTTAQRGNLD
- a CDS encoding TetR/AcrR family transcriptional regulator, yielding MPKLVDHDQRRAELTRVVWQLIARDGIEGATVRKVAEEAGVSVGGLRHYFDSQRGLLRFAAQEMGKRVAARVADHLRAELPGQERAQRVLEELLPLDADRRREVDVWLAFLVRSRVDDSLAEMCRASWNGERHLCRIAVACCCGVRPPEAVGDQLPDPALEERSARLHVFMDGLTLQAAVFPGELAVERTRELVRDELAAIAAGAEGSGGSADFRGSAGTFGGSAETFGGSAGTFGGSAGSFS